The proteins below are encoded in one region of Pleuronectes platessa chromosome 14, fPlePla1.1, whole genome shotgun sequence:
- the ccnt2a gene encoding cyclin-T2a isoform X1 encodes MAACRGSSSKWFFTREQLENTPSRRGGVEPDRELSYRQQAANLIQDMGQRLNVSQLTINTAIVYMHRFYMHHSFTKFHRNIISPTTLFLAAKVEEQPRKLEHVIKVSHACLNPQEPPLDTKSNAYLQQAQELVLLESIVLQTLGFEITIDHPHTDVVKCSQLVRASKDLAQTSYFMATNSLHLTTFCLQYKPTVIACVCIHLACKWSNWEIPVSTDGKHWWEYVDSSVTLELLDELTHEFLQILEKTPSRLKRIRNWRATQAAKKPKSESSQLMDGTFVGPSMLLDQSDASLAGSFSMPEGATMSLDALAGTYNPASHSEWPQGKQSQAGYPSTCIKQEPISILLQEQTLSLQTTSSSLLQHTPINIKTEKTVDFNLVKQEPKGAGGAGKHHIPSQSSYPPPQPSPAPKLSLDKYREKLAAEQAVSGQKRRQEQHGGAMDFDVRGEMSSSSSATYAPSSVSQVEHRKHSHQTSHGGAGSTTASPLKIKVPSLTSGQEKRHHSEKRDKGLLKLRLAVPGSGSSQLDKSGQLIKDELKMKIKVSSSDCHSSSDEGINNSKSKHSSPLVSKEKHRGGDHSVHRHHKHSHPHTHSGNGRGGPEGPGGGAGLLRGTPGPIGMEGTTLAPPGSTMRKRAHPEVGHNHHPPSSSSTSCSKVSKISKGGTGAAGTSSFSSSFFPPCSSPVLQCVSSGLQLFG; translated from the exons ctctcaATTAACAATAAATACAGCCATTGTTTACATGCATAGATTTTATATGCACCACTCGTTCACCAAATTCCATAGAAAT ATAATATCTCCCACCACCTTATTCTTGGCTGCTAAAGTTGAGGAGCAACCTCGGAAACTGGAACATGTGATCAAAGTGTCACATGCCTGCCTAAACCCCCAAGAACCGCCTCTAGACACAAAAAGTAAC GCATACCTCCAGCAAGCTCAAGAGCTGGTGCTTCTTGAATCCATAGTGCTGCAGACCCTGG GCTTTGAAATTACTATTGATCACCCACACACTGATGTGGTGAAATGTTCCCAGCTAGTTCGAG CAAGCAAGGATCTGGCTCAGACTTCCTATTTCATGGCTACCAACAG CCTACACCTCACAACCTTCTGCCTCCAGTACAAGCCCACAGTgattgcctgtgtgtgcatccatCTGGCGTGTAAGTGGTCCAACTGGGAAATCCCAGTTTCCACTGATGGGAAACACTGGTGGGAGTACGTGGACAGCTCTGTGACTCTCGAGCTGCTAGATG AGTTGACCCACGAGTTCCTGCAGATTTTGGAGAAGACGCCCAGCCGTTTAAAGAGGATACGCAACTGGAGG GCAACACAAGCTGCCAAAAAGCCCAAGAGTGAGAGCTCCCAGTTGATGGACGGCACTTTTGTTGGGCCTTCCATGCTCCTAGACCAAAGTGATGCCTCACTTGCTGGAAGTTTTTCCATGCCTGAGGGTGCTACCATGTCCCTGGACGCATTGGCCGGCACCTATAATCCTGCTAGCCACAGTGAGTGGCCCCAGGGCAAACAGAGCCAAGCAGGGTACCCTTCCACCTGTATAAAACAGGAACCCATCAGCATCCTCCTCCAAGAGCAAACACTGTCCCTGCAGACCACCTCTTCCTCGTTGCTTCAGCACACACCCATAAACATAAAGACTGAAAAAACAGTGGACTTTAACCTTGTCAAACAGGAACCaaaaggagctggtggagctggtAAGCACCATATACCATCTCAGTCTTCATACCCTCCACCTCAGCCATCTCCTGCTCCAAAGCTTTCTCTGGACAAATACAGAGAGAAACTTGCTGCAGAGCAGGCTGTCTCAGGGCAGAAACGCCGGCAGGAGCAGCATGGAGGAGCAATGGATTTTGATGTTAGGGGAGAGAtgtcgtcttcctcctctgctacCTATGCACCATCATCTGTGAGCCAAGTAGAACATAGAAAACATTCACACCAGACGTCTCATGGTGGCGCTGGCAGCACCACTGCCTCCCCATTGAAAATTAAAGTCCCCTCCTTAACTTCAGGGCAAGAAAAACGTCATCACAGTGAAAAACGGGACAAAGGTCTGCTCAAACTCCGCCTGGCTGTGCCTGGGTCTGGCAGCTCCCAGCTGGATAAAAGTGGACAACTCATCAAAGACGAGCTTAAGATGAAGATAAAAGTTTCCTCATCGGATTGCCACAGCTCATCGGACGAAGGCATCAACAACAGCAAGAGTAAACATTCCAGCCCGCTGGTGAGTAAGGAGAAACATCGTGGAGGGGACCACAGCGTCCATCGCCATCACAAGCACAGTCATCCTCACACGCACAGTGGCAATGGGCGTGGAGGTCCAGAGGGCCCCGGTGGTGGGGCAGGCCTTCTGCGGGGTACTCCGGGACCAATCGGCATGGAGGGCACGACGCTGGCTCCACCTGGTTCCACAATGCGCAAGAGGGCACACCCAGAGGTCGGCCACAACCAccaccctccctcctcatcctccacttcctgctcaAAAGTGAGCAAAATCTCCAAGGGTGGCACTGGTGCTGCAGGTACttcatctttttcttcctcctttttcCCTCCTTGCTCCTCTCCTGTACTGCAGTGTGTCTCATCTGGCTTGCAGCTCTTTGGCtaa
- the ccnt2a gene encoding cyclin-T2a isoform X3 gives MAACRGSSSKWFFTREQLENTPSRRGGVEPDRELSYRQQAANLIQDMGQRLNVSQLTINTAIVYMHRFYMHHSFTKFHRNIISPTTLFLAAKVEEQPRKLEHVIKVSHACLNPQEPPLDTKSNAYLQQAQELVLLESIVLQTLASKDLAQTSYFMATNSLHLTTFCLQYKPTVIACVCIHLACKWSNWEIPVSTDGKHWWEYVDSSVTLELLDELTHEFLQILEKTPSRLKRIRNWRATQAAKKPKSESSQLMDGTFVGPSMLLDQSDASLAGSFSMPEGATMSLDALAGTYNPASHSEWPQGKQSQAGYPSTCIKQEPISILLQEQTLSLQTTSSSLLQHTPINIKTEKTVDFNLVKQEPKGAGGAGKHHIPSQSSYPPPQPSPAPKLSLDKYREKLAAEQAVSGQKRRQEQHGGAMDFDVRGEMSSSSSATYAPSSVSQVEHRKHSHQTSHGGAGSTTASPLKIKVPSLTSGQEKRHHSEKRDKGLLKLRLAVPGSGSSQLDKSGQLIKDELKMKIKVSSSDCHSSSDEGINNSKSKHSSPLVSKEKHRGGDHSVHRHHKHSHPHTHSGNGRGGPEGPGGGAGLLRGTPGPIGMEGTTLAPPGSTMRKRAHPEVGHNHHPPSSSSTSCSKVSKISKGGTGAAGTSSFSSSFFPPCSSPVLQCVSSGLQLFG, from the exons ctctcaATTAACAATAAATACAGCCATTGTTTACATGCATAGATTTTATATGCACCACTCGTTCACCAAATTCCATAGAAAT ATAATATCTCCCACCACCTTATTCTTGGCTGCTAAAGTTGAGGAGCAACCTCGGAAACTGGAACATGTGATCAAAGTGTCACATGCCTGCCTAAACCCCCAAGAACCGCCTCTAGACACAAAAAGTAAC GCATACCTCCAGCAAGCTCAAGAGCTGGTGCTTCTTGAATCCATAGTGCTGCAGACCCTGG CAAGCAAGGATCTGGCTCAGACTTCCTATTTCATGGCTACCAACAG CCTACACCTCACAACCTTCTGCCTCCAGTACAAGCCCACAGTgattgcctgtgtgtgcatccatCTGGCGTGTAAGTGGTCCAACTGGGAAATCCCAGTTTCCACTGATGGGAAACACTGGTGGGAGTACGTGGACAGCTCTGTGACTCTCGAGCTGCTAGATG AGTTGACCCACGAGTTCCTGCAGATTTTGGAGAAGACGCCCAGCCGTTTAAAGAGGATACGCAACTGGAGG GCAACACAAGCTGCCAAAAAGCCCAAGAGTGAGAGCTCCCAGTTGATGGACGGCACTTTTGTTGGGCCTTCCATGCTCCTAGACCAAAGTGATGCCTCACTTGCTGGAAGTTTTTCCATGCCTGAGGGTGCTACCATGTCCCTGGACGCATTGGCCGGCACCTATAATCCTGCTAGCCACAGTGAGTGGCCCCAGGGCAAACAGAGCCAAGCAGGGTACCCTTCCACCTGTATAAAACAGGAACCCATCAGCATCCTCCTCCAAGAGCAAACACTGTCCCTGCAGACCACCTCTTCCTCGTTGCTTCAGCACACACCCATAAACATAAAGACTGAAAAAACAGTGGACTTTAACCTTGTCAAACAGGAACCaaaaggagctggtggagctggtAAGCACCATATACCATCTCAGTCTTCATACCCTCCACCTCAGCCATCTCCTGCTCCAAAGCTTTCTCTGGACAAATACAGAGAGAAACTTGCTGCAGAGCAGGCTGTCTCAGGGCAGAAACGCCGGCAGGAGCAGCATGGAGGAGCAATGGATTTTGATGTTAGGGGAGAGAtgtcgtcttcctcctctgctacCTATGCACCATCATCTGTGAGCCAAGTAGAACATAGAAAACATTCACACCAGACGTCTCATGGTGGCGCTGGCAGCACCACTGCCTCCCCATTGAAAATTAAAGTCCCCTCCTTAACTTCAGGGCAAGAAAAACGTCATCACAGTGAAAAACGGGACAAAGGTCTGCTCAAACTCCGCCTGGCTGTGCCTGGGTCTGGCAGCTCCCAGCTGGATAAAAGTGGACAACTCATCAAAGACGAGCTTAAGATGAAGATAAAAGTTTCCTCATCGGATTGCCACAGCTCATCGGACGAAGGCATCAACAACAGCAAGAGTAAACATTCCAGCCCGCTGGTGAGTAAGGAGAAACATCGTGGAGGGGACCACAGCGTCCATCGCCATCACAAGCACAGTCATCCTCACACGCACAGTGGCAATGGGCGTGGAGGTCCAGAGGGCCCCGGTGGTGGGGCAGGCCTTCTGCGGGGTACTCCGGGACCAATCGGCATGGAGGGCACGACGCTGGCTCCACCTGGTTCCACAATGCGCAAGAGGGCACACCCAGAGGTCGGCCACAACCAccaccctccctcctcatcctccacttcctgctcaAAAGTGAGCAAAATCTCCAAGGGTGGCACTGGTGCTGCAGGTACttcatctttttcttcctcctttttcCCTCCTTGCTCCTCTCCTGTACTGCAGTGTGTCTCATCTGGCTTGCAGCTCTTTGGCtaa
- the ccnt2a gene encoding cyclin-T2a isoform X2, with amino-acid sequence MAACRGSSSKWFFTREQLENTPSRRGGVEPDRELSYRQQAANLIQDMGQRLNVSQLTINTAIVYMHRFYMHHSFTKFHRNIISPTTLFLAAKVEEQPRKLEHVIKVSHACLNPQEPPLDTKSNAYLQQAQELVLLESIVLQTLGFEITIDHPHTDVVKCSQLVRASKDLAQTSYFMATNSLHLTTFCLQYKPTVIACVCIHLACKWSNWEIPVSTDGKHWWEYVDSSVTLELLDELTHEFLQILEKTPSRLKRIRNWRATQAAKKPKSESSQLMDGTFVGPSMLLDQSDASLAGSFSMPEGATMSLDALAGTYNPASHSEWPQGKQSQAGYPSTCIKQEPISILLQEQTLSLQTTSSSLLQHTPINIKTEKTVDFNLVKQEPKGAGGAGKHHIPSQSSYPPPQPSPAPKLSLDKYREKLAAEQAVSGQKRRQEQHGGAMDFDVRGEMSSSSSATYAPSSVSQVEHRKHSHQTSHGGAGSTTASPLKIKVPSLTSGQEKRHHSEKRDKGLLKLRLAVPGSGSSQLDKSGQLIKDELKMKIKVSSSDCHSSSDEGINNSKSKHSSPLVSKEKHRGGDHSVHRHHKHSHPHTHSGNGRGGPEGPGGGAGLLRGTPGPIGMEGTTLAPPGSTMRKRAHPEVGHNHHPPSSSSTSCSKVSKISKGGTGAAGGLRTSQQYPPPSESPHEVGEQRH; translated from the exons ctctcaATTAACAATAAATACAGCCATTGTTTACATGCATAGATTTTATATGCACCACTCGTTCACCAAATTCCATAGAAAT ATAATATCTCCCACCACCTTATTCTTGGCTGCTAAAGTTGAGGAGCAACCTCGGAAACTGGAACATGTGATCAAAGTGTCACATGCCTGCCTAAACCCCCAAGAACCGCCTCTAGACACAAAAAGTAAC GCATACCTCCAGCAAGCTCAAGAGCTGGTGCTTCTTGAATCCATAGTGCTGCAGACCCTGG GCTTTGAAATTACTATTGATCACCCACACACTGATGTGGTGAAATGTTCCCAGCTAGTTCGAG CAAGCAAGGATCTGGCTCAGACTTCCTATTTCATGGCTACCAACAG CCTACACCTCACAACCTTCTGCCTCCAGTACAAGCCCACAGTgattgcctgtgtgtgcatccatCTGGCGTGTAAGTGGTCCAACTGGGAAATCCCAGTTTCCACTGATGGGAAACACTGGTGGGAGTACGTGGACAGCTCTGTGACTCTCGAGCTGCTAGATG AGTTGACCCACGAGTTCCTGCAGATTTTGGAGAAGACGCCCAGCCGTTTAAAGAGGATACGCAACTGGAGG GCAACACAAGCTGCCAAAAAGCCCAAGAGTGAGAGCTCCCAGTTGATGGACGGCACTTTTGTTGGGCCTTCCATGCTCCTAGACCAAAGTGATGCCTCACTTGCTGGAAGTTTTTCCATGCCTGAGGGTGCTACCATGTCCCTGGACGCATTGGCCGGCACCTATAATCCTGCTAGCCACAGTGAGTGGCCCCAGGGCAAACAGAGCCAAGCAGGGTACCCTTCCACCTGTATAAAACAGGAACCCATCAGCATCCTCCTCCAAGAGCAAACACTGTCCCTGCAGACCACCTCTTCCTCGTTGCTTCAGCACACACCCATAAACATAAAGACTGAAAAAACAGTGGACTTTAACCTTGTCAAACAGGAACCaaaaggagctggtggagctggtAAGCACCATATACCATCTCAGTCTTCATACCCTCCACCTCAGCCATCTCCTGCTCCAAAGCTTTCTCTGGACAAATACAGAGAGAAACTTGCTGCAGAGCAGGCTGTCTCAGGGCAGAAACGCCGGCAGGAGCAGCATGGAGGAGCAATGGATTTTGATGTTAGGGGAGAGAtgtcgtcttcctcctctgctacCTATGCACCATCATCTGTGAGCCAAGTAGAACATAGAAAACATTCACACCAGACGTCTCATGGTGGCGCTGGCAGCACCACTGCCTCCCCATTGAAAATTAAAGTCCCCTCCTTAACTTCAGGGCAAGAAAAACGTCATCACAGTGAAAAACGGGACAAAGGTCTGCTCAAACTCCGCCTGGCTGTGCCTGGGTCTGGCAGCTCCCAGCTGGATAAAAGTGGACAACTCATCAAAGACGAGCTTAAGATGAAGATAAAAGTTTCCTCATCGGATTGCCACAGCTCATCGGACGAAGGCATCAACAACAGCAAGAGTAAACATTCCAGCCCGCTGGTGAGTAAGGAGAAACATCGTGGAGGGGACCACAGCGTCCATCGCCATCACAAGCACAGTCATCCTCACACGCACAGTGGCAATGGGCGTGGAGGTCCAGAGGGCCCCGGTGGTGGGGCAGGCCTTCTGCGGGGTACTCCGGGACCAATCGGCATGGAGGGCACGACGCTGGCTCCACCTGGTTCCACAATGCGCAAGAGGGCACACCCAGAGGTCGGCCACAACCAccaccctccctcctcatcctccacttcctgctcaAAAGTGAGCAAAATCTCCAAGGGTGGCACTGGTGCTGCAG GTGGGCTGCGGACCTCTCAGCAGTACCCTCCTCCTAGTGAATCGCCACACGAAGTGGGAGAGCAGAGACACTGA